From a region of the Argiope bruennichi chromosome 8, qqArgBrue1.1, whole genome shotgun sequence genome:
- the LOC129981376 gene encoding prostatic acid phosphatase-like, whose translation MAVTTSAAFRRLLVPCIRRRRLLLFIVILYGIATFFLRDQIWNVFSLVRSRTSFVQIATEEIPRRKLIFLQLLFRHGHHSPFSSYPKDPIPDSYWVEGMGQLTKLGRFQHYVMGKYLREMYKGFLSSNVQEVDCMSSITFRSLFAAYAFLAGFYPAPEDKKMGDDLSYQPIACSFLPLNRDKYLNSLPNCPASELDKSVMIRSKGGKKFMEGYQDLYRFWSEHSGLPVDNYGAAGSLYKTLLAEKTENLTIPSWAESTWEALEKNSNICYHFHFKTRLLHRLRAGPVLEKIIGKMKEKIQNPNSKLKVYVYSGHGSNVAAILNALLVFNDRIPTYASTILFELYEEVGGNHSIRLLLTNATEPEKHITPPYILQLPGCSEYCPLEELQRQTADLYPLNWEKECQEADHRRIKQLLKE comes from the exons ATGGCAGTAACTACATCCGCCGCCTTCAGGCGACTGCTTGTACCATGCATCCGTAGACGACGATTGCTATTGTTCATCGTCATTTTGTACGGAATTGCAACCTTCTTTCTACGGGatcaaatttggaatgttttCAGTCTTGTTCGTTCTAGGACTTCATTTGTTCAAATCGCCACAGAAGAAATACCTAGGAGAAAACTGATTTTCCTTCAGTTG TTGTTCCGTCACGGACATCATTCACCTTTCAGCTCCTATCCAAAAGATCCGATTCCAGACAGTTATTGGGTTGAAGGTATGGGACAACTCACGAAG ttaGGCAGGTTTCAGCACTATGTCATGGGGAAATATTTGCGAGAGATGTATAAAGGCTTTTTGAGTTCCAACGTGCAAGAA gTGGACTGTATGAGTTCGATCACATTTCGCAGTCTTTTTGCAGCCTACGCATTTTTAGCAGGCTTCTACCCCGCTCCGGAGGACAAGAAAATGGGCGATGACTTGTCATATCAGCCCATTGCTTGTTCATTTCTGCCACTCAATCGAGATAAG TATTTGAACTCTCTTCCCAACTGCCCAGCATCTGAATTGGACAAGTCTGTCATGATTAGAAGCAAGGGtggaaaaaaatttatggaaGGATATCAG GATCTTTACAGATTTTGGTCTGAGCACAGCGGCCTTCCTGTCGATAACTACGGAGCTGCCGGAAGTCTCTACAAGACATTGCTGGCGGAG aaaaccGAAAACCTGACAATTCCAAGCTGGGCAGAGAGTACTTGGGAAGCTTTAGAGAAGAACAGCAATATCTGTTATCATTTCCATTTCAAGACTAGACTGCTACACAGACTGAGAGCTG gcCCAGTACTTGAGAAGATAAtaggaaaaatgaaagaaaaaatacagaaTCCGAATTCCAAGTTGAAGGTTTATGTGTATTCCGGA catGGCAGTAATGTGGCTGCCATTCTCAATGCTCTCTTGGTGTTCAACGACCGCATTCCAACTTACGCTTCCACTATCCTCTTCGAGCTATATGAAGAAGTAGGAGGAAATCATAGCATTAGATTACTCCTAACCAATGCAACTGAACCCGAAAAGCACATCACACCCCCTTACATTTTGCAATTGCCCGGATGCAGCGAGTATTGCCCACTGGAAGAGTTACAGAGACAAACAGCCGATCTTTACCCACTGAATTGGGAAAAGGAGTGTCAAGAAGCAGATCATCGACGAATCAAACAGCttttgaaagaataa